The Zingiber officinale cultivar Zhangliang chromosome 9A, Zo_v1.1, whole genome shotgun sequence genome window below encodes:
- the LOC122020992 gene encoding glutaredoxin-C1-like, which produces MDRVLRLAGQRAVVIFSRSSCCMCHTVKRLFAELGVDPAVHELDEDPKGKDMERALAKMLGRTPSVPAVFIGGNLIGSTDKVMSLHLGGKLIPLLHDAGALWL; this is translated from the coding sequence ATGGACAGAGTGTTGAGGCTGGCGGGGCAGAGGGCGGTGGTGATCTTCAGCCGCAGCTCCTGCTGCATGTGCCACACGGTGAAGAGGCTGTTCGCGGAGCTGGGGGTGGACCCAGCGGTGCACGAGCTGGACGAGGACCCCAAGGGCAAGGACATGGAGCGGGCGCTCGCCAAGATGCTGGGCCGCACCCCGTCCGTGCCGGCCGTCTTCATTGGCGGCAACCTCATCGGATCCACAGACAAAGTCATGTCGCTCCATCTCGGCGGCAAACTCATCCCGCTGCTCCACGACGCCGGCGCCCTCTGGCTCTGA